In Blautia sp. SC05B48, a single genomic region encodes these proteins:
- a CDS encoding CAP domain-containing protein, giving the protein MNETKEEKTRHLFWPALLLLLLLLAPVHMVRVQAASDQSTVELKLSQGIRRYDYAYQVLDLVNQERAKKNRNPVTMDKNLLECAMTRAEELTVYASHTRPNGSICFSAFPYFEDPSENLAINQGTPEEVMESWIESSGHYTNIMNSKNVSAGIGCYSQNGHLYWIQCFSSHAAETCTQPANQNVSPVLSVLPRLMNIHFNVSSPVKFTEEQKTLTIYATCNGFSYMSSSLDPSSFTWSTGDPSVATVDQSGVIRLKSKGNTTVTATLKSCPDKILTADLNAYYDLEDSKETSLTYTGSWKYTGKPITFSPVLKFHDRTLTEGKDYTLSFSNNQNSGVGTFTITGLGLYSGTLTNNFGIWQINLSQAEVTFSQSSYLYTGTPLTPKPTVTWNGITLTENVDYTLSWHNNAQQGNAYVTVSGKGNFTGETNKSFYIDLTPITEAEIGDIPDYEYAPGKEFKPEPTVTLNGVTLKKDVDYTLSYFDNTMASSRTNRPRVHITGIGIYRSGFSKYFTINPLKLSGETIELPDTNCGNGSVTTFLRNHLVITYNGVQLTSDDYSITSLRCSACNEILGFSISYKQNYSGTRQMTSVKRCDLSDIPEQIFSGNAVTPKPTVKYGSATLQEGTDYVLSWADNTKTGTGSVTVTGINKYFVSQTLTFKISAPAPTVTPTPKPTNTPTPKPTSTPAPAVVKLTAPAIKASTSWNSCTLRWNRVKNSQNYILYRKTNSGKYAKIKTLNANTTSYKDTKITIGNKYSYVIRASRKTSSGYIYSPTSKAVTVKPNLLRPSTKLKTLKGKQILSWKKVPGATGYVLYQKKGNGSFKKVKTVSARNLNYTFKTSKNTTYSYRVVPYRTINRKAKTGPASAVKTGKAR; this is encoded by the coding sequence ATGAACGAGACAAAAGAGGAAAAAACAAGACATTTATTCTGGCCGGCGCTGCTGCTCCTGCTTCTTCTGCTGGCACCAGTCCACATGGTCCGTGTGCAGGCAGCCTCTGACCAGAGTACAGTTGAGCTGAAACTCAGCCAGGGTATCCGCCGCTATGACTATGCTTACCAGGTCCTTGATCTGGTAAATCAGGAGCGTGCCAAAAAGAACCGGAATCCTGTCACTATGGATAAGAACCTTCTGGAATGCGCCATGACCAGAGCAGAAGAACTGACCGTTTACGCCAGTCATACCCGTCCCAATGGTTCCATCTGTTTTTCAGCCTTTCCTTATTTTGAGGATCCAAGTGAAAATCTTGCGATCAACCAGGGAACTCCTGAAGAAGTTATGGAATCATGGATCGAATCTTCCGGACATTACACGAACATCATGAATTCCAAAAATGTTTCTGCCGGAATCGGCTGCTACTCACAGAACGGTCATCTCTACTGGATCCAGTGCTTTTCTTCTCACGCAGCAGAAACCTGCACACAGCCTGCCAACCAGAATGTCTCCCCTGTTCTTTCCGTGCTTCCACGCCTAATGAACATCCATTTTAATGTATCTTCTCCTGTAAAATTCACAGAAGAACAGAAGACTCTGACCATTTATGCAACCTGTAACGGATTCAGCTATATGAGTTCCAGCCTCGACCCGTCTTCTTTTACATGGTCAACAGGTGATCCATCTGTTGCTACTGTGGATCAGAGTGGTGTGATCCGGCTGAAAAGTAAAGGAAACACAACAGTTACCGCAACACTGAAATCCTGCCCTGACAAAATACTGACTGCAGATCTCAATGCCTACTATGATCTGGAAGATTCCAAAGAAACATCCCTGACCTATACAGGTTCCTGGAAGTATACCGGAAAGCCTATTACTTTTTCCCCTGTACTTAAGTTTCATGACCGCACACTGACTGAGGGAAAAGATTACACTCTGTCTTTCTCCAACAATCAAAACAGCGGTGTGGGAACTTTCACGATCACAGGTCTTGGCCTTTATTCCGGAACTCTGACGAATAATTTCGGTATCTGGCAGATCAATCTCTCTCAGGCAGAGGTTACTTTTTCCCAGTCCTCCTATCTGTATACCGGAACTCCACTGACCCCGAAGCCAACCGTCACATGGAATGGTATAACCCTGACAGAAAATGTAGATTATACACTCTCCTGGCATAACAATGCCCAACAGGGAAACGCTTATGTTACTGTCTCCGGTAAGGGAAATTTCACCGGTGAAACAAATAAATCTTTCTACATCGATCTTACCCCGATCACAGAAGCTGAGATCGGTGATATCCCGGATTATGAATATGCTCCTGGCAAAGAATTCAAGCCGGAGCCAACGGTCACATTAAATGGTGTTACTTTAAAGAAAGATGTTGATTATACCCTTTCTTATTTTGATAACACCATGGCAAGTTCCAGAACCAACAGACCTCGTGTCCATATAACCGGTATCGGCATTTACAGAAGCGGTTTTTCCAAATACTTCACCATCAATCCACTGAAGCTCTCCGGCGAGACGATCGAACTTCCGGATACTAATTGTGGAAATGGATCTGTAACCACTTTCCTGCGGAATCATCTTGTGATCACCTATAATGGCGTACAGCTGACCTCCGACGATTACTCGATCACTTCCCTGCGCTGTTCTGCTTGCAATGAAATCCTTGGTTTTTCTATTTCCTACAAGCAGAATTATTCCGGAACGAGGCAGATGACATCTGTAAAACGCTGTGATCTTTCGGACATTCCGGAACAGATTTTCAGTGGTAATGCAGTAACGCCGAAACCGACTGTAAAATACGGCTCTGCTACACTTCAGGAAGGTACCGATTATGTCCTTTCCTGGGCGGATAACACAAAGACTGGTACCGGATCTGTAACTGTCACCGGAATCAATAAATATTTTGTAAGCCAGACCCTGACCTTTAAAATATCCGCTCCGGCACCGACAGTTACGCCAACTCCGAAACCAACCAACACTCCAACTCCGAAACCAACCAGCACTCCGGCTCCAGCGGTTGTGAAATTAACAGCGCCGGCAATCAAGGCTTCCACATCCTGGAACAGCTGTACACTCCGCTGGAACCGTGTAAAGAATTCCCAGAATTATATTCTCTACAGAAAAACAAATTCCGGAAAATACGCAAAGATCAAAACTTTAAACGCAAATACTACTTCATACAAAGACACAAAGATCACTATCGGAAATAAGTATTCTTACGTGATCCGTGCAAGCCGAAAAACATCCTCCGGTTATATCTACAGTCCAACTTCCAAAGCAGTGACCGTGAAACCGAATCTGCTCCGTCCGTCCACAAAGCTTAAAACCCTCAAAGGAAAACAGATACTTTCCTGGAAAAAAGTTCCCGGAGCAACCGGCTATGTCCTCTATCAGAAAAAAGGAAACGGCTCCTTCAAAAAAGTAAAAACCGTTTCCGCCAGAAACTTAAATTATACGTTTAAAACATCAAAGAACACCACATACAGTTACAGAGTGGTTCCATACCGTACTATAAACAGAAAAGCAAAGACAGGACCTGCAAGTGCGGTAAAAACCGGAAAAGCAAGATAA
- a CDS encoding serine hydrolase, translating into MKKNTFLYIVIAVLVIALAGLGALNVRSLDKLASLQTKVNKLQKSVQEVSDSAAELSSKADQLDALYPDDPTVSSAAAAASSAEIQGPSVQEESTDTSAASDSSESSGSKDSSSSTQEEGTLSPSSGGTFTDNSDSSMDNLLNQVQSLLPTDNGTWSVYVCNLAKNTEGAINDQQMQAASLIKLYIMGAVYEDYDSLSSKYSKDALDNALNSMITVSDNDAANTLVNYLGGGDDAAGMARVNKFCQDHGYTSTSMGRLLLADNSNGDNYTSAKDCGKFLKTIYQIDKGTATDNNDTLAGAEYMYRLLKMQTRKNKIPAQMPSNVKVANKTGELDTVENDAGIIYDTAKGIDLVVCFMSQDLNDTTAAQNTIAQDSRAIYGYYNE; encoded by the coding sequence ATGAAAAAAAATACATTTCTGTATATTGTGATCGCAGTGCTTGTCATCGCACTGGCAGGACTTGGGGCACTGAATGTCCGCTCCCTAGACAAGCTTGCTTCTCTCCAGACAAAAGTTAACAAGCTGCAGAAAAGTGTGCAGGAGGTTTCTGATTCTGCCGCTGAGCTCAGCAGCAAAGCCGATCAGCTGGATGCTCTTTATCCTGATGATCCTACCGTTTCCAGCGCTGCTGCCGCAGCATCTTCAGCTGAAATCCAAGGTCCTTCCGTACAGGAAGAATCCACAGATACATCTGCAGCTTCCGATTCTTCCGAATCTTCCGGCAGCAAGGACAGTTCTTCTTCCACTCAGGAAGAAGGAACACTTTCCCCATCCAGCGGAGGCACTTTCACAGACAATTCAGACTCCAGTATGGACAACCTTCTGAACCAGGTACAGTCCCTTCTTCCCACCGATAACGGAACCTGGTCCGTGTATGTATGCAACCTTGCAAAAAATACCGAGGGAGCCATCAATGACCAGCAGATGCAGGCTGCCAGCCTGATCAAGCTCTATATCATGGGTGCCGTATACGAAGATTATGACAGTCTTTCCTCCAAATACAGCAAAGATGCCCTGGACAATGCGCTGAATTCCATGATCACCGTCAGTGACAACGATGCAGCCAACACTCTTGTCAACTACCTCGGCGGCGGTGATGATGCAGCCGGAATGGCACGTGTGAACAAATTCTGCCAGGATCATGGATACACCAGCACATCCATGGGACGTCTTCTTCTTGCAGATAATTCCAACGGAGATAACTACACTTCTGCAAAAGACTGCGGAAAATTCCTGAAGACCATCTACCAGATCGACAAGGGTACTGCTACCGACAATAATGACACACTTGCAGGAGCGGAATACATGTACCGCCTCCTGAAAATGCAGACCAGAAAAAACAAGATCCCGGCTCAGATGCCTTCCAATGTAAAGGTTGCCAACAAAACCGGTGAACTGGACACCGTAGAAAATGATGCCGGCATCATCTATGACACAGCCAAGGGAATCGACCTGGTAGTCTGCTTTATGTCACAGGATCTTAACGACACCACAGCCGCACAGAACACCATCGCACAGGACAGCCGTGCGATCTATGGCTACTACAACGAATAA